The Anopheles coluzzii chromosome 2, AcolN3, whole genome shotgun sequence genome window below encodes:
- the LOC120952429 gene encoding MORN repeat-containing protein 4 homolog: MMDSVQTGVVKCGGYRYDDGTRYIGDWNQRGQKHGMGSMMFSDGTRYDGAFSNGVCSGLGVMCFPDGAKYEGEFMQGWFHGHGVFWRADGMKYEGEFRGGRIWGLGLITFSDQSHGFPRNEGFFQDCRLVRKKRCPDVINRAQKVALMARAQCDQGS; encoded by the exons ATGATGGACAGCGTCCAGACGGGTGTGGTCAAATGTGGCGGCTATCGGTATGACGATGGGACGCGCTACATTGGCGATTGGAATCAGCGCGGCCAGAAGCACGGCATGGGCTCGATGATGTTCTCGGACGGCACGCGGTACGACGGAGCATTCAGCAATGGCGTCTGTTCCGGGCTCGGCGTGATG TGTTTTCCCGACGGTGCCAA ATACGAGGGCGAATTCATGCAGGGCTGGTTCCACGGTCACGGTGTGTTCTGGCGGGCGGACGGCATGAAGTACGAGGGCGAGTTTCGCGGCGGACGCATCTGGGGTCTGGGACTGATTACGTTCAGCGACCAGAGCCACGGATTCCCGCGCAACGAAGGCTTCTTCCAGGACTGTCGGCTGGTGCGGAAGAAGCGCTGCCCGGACGTGATCAACCGTGCCCAGAAGGTGGCACTCATGGCACGCGCCCAGTGCGACCAGGGCAGCTAG
- the LOC120948877 gene encoding solute carrier family 35 member F6 yields MAWSQKQFIFALTMVVTGSINTLSTKWADNIESEGSDGQVRRFVHPFVQACAMFLGEFLCLLAFKAVYYHLRRKNNGSEDRHDLVQGNREFSPFILFVPAMCDMLATSIMYVGLNLTYPSSFQLLRGSVIIFVAILSVAFLNRTLVKREWFGIAFIMVGLVIVGMSDVLSNDNTGSQYTRNNVITGDLLIILAQIITAVQMVYEEYYVTALNIPALQAVGWEGFFGFSVLGALLLPMYFIHVMYPFNSNAHGVLEDLPDALAQMANNYQLIIAISGMIVSIAFFNFAGISVTKEISATTRMVLDSVRTLVVWVVSLLLVWQKFHYLQLIGFAGLLFGMCLYNDIIVLQTYRRVKIALLLRIGRQSSDGMGEVIINRQADEPDR; encoded by the exons atggCCTGGTCGCAAAAGCAATTCATATTCGCGCTTACCATGGTGGTAACAGGCTCCATAAACACGCTCAGTACAAA ATGGGCTGACAATATCGAATCGGAAGGCTCGGATGGTCAAGTGCGGCGGTTTGTGCATCCGTTCGTGCAAGCGTGTGCAATGTTCCTTGGAGAATTCCTTTGTTTACTTGCATTCAAAGCCGTTTACTATCATCTACGTCGCAAGAAT AATGGTTCCGAGGACCGGCACGATCTTGTGCAGGGCAACCGGGAGTTCAGCCCCTTCATCCTATTCGTGCCGGCAATGTGCGATATGCTGGCGACCTCCATTATGTACGTTGGTCTCAATCTGACCTACCCCTCTAGTTTCCAGTTGCTCAGAG GATCGGTCATAATCTTTGTCGCTATACTGAGTGTAGCCTTCCTGAACCGCACGCTGGTGAAGCGGGAATGGTTCGGCATTGCCTTCATCATGGTTGGCCTGGTGATTGTTGGCATGTCCGATGTGCTGTCGAACGATAATACGGGATCGCAGTACACTAGGAACAATGTCATCACGGGTGATCTGCTTATTATACTGGCACAAATCATTACCGCGGTCCAAATGGTGTACGAGGAGTACTATGTGACCGCGCTAAACATCCCGGCACTGCAAGCCGTCGGCTGGGAAG GTTTCTTCGGCTTTTCCGTGCTGGGGGCGCTTCTGCTGCCAATGTACTTTATCCACGTGATGTACCCGTTCAACAGCAACGCGCACGGCGTGCTGGAAGATTTGCCCGATGCGCTCGCCCAGATGGCCAACAACTATCAGCTGATCATAGCTATTTCGGGCATGATTGTGTCGATTGCATTTTTCAACTTTGCCGGCATTAGCGTGACGAAGGAAATCTCAGCCACGACGCGGATGGTGCTCGATTCCGTTCGAACGCTCGTCGTGTGGGTAGTGTCGTTGCTGCTGGTTTGGCAAAAGTTCCACTACCTGCAGCTGATCGGGTTCGCCGGCCTCCTGTTCGGCATGTGCCTGTACAATGACATTATTGTGCTGCAAACGTACCGGCGCGTGAAGATTGCGCTGTTGCTGCGCATCGGACGCCAGTCGTCGGATGGAATGGGCGAGGTTATTATCAACCGGCAGGCGGACGAGCCAGATCGTTAG
- the LOC120948876 gene encoding MMS19 nucleotide excision repair protein, giving the protein MKFPWSHTTIVDMIKTDQKVEEKCHQVTTDIIAGKLNVAEFVEELGPALTHTDASVRAKGTTLLSNVLKDLPPDALQANQVELLCTFYIDRSLDHHTVTPMVLAGIEALTHMTNFPDGAAVRLLRALFERVPCQSQKKPERTLYFQMMLNLAERKVDELKAWGVDFVYGVIGAIEGERDPRNLLYLFERMPSFIRTFPMYHLAEEMFETFACYFPIDFHPNPNDPVAITRDALAEHLANCLCATPEMAEFAVPLLMEKLDSSLIMAKLDSLSLLRRCLELLEVAKLEEHHDELWTALKKELLPAGGTSAAEKELVEATFAAVQALAKNASTDEPSAKALLDKILLSVMGGLTDASSKQFEMSLRVELSCAQGSVYCAVYVIEKLIPMLLAQLNVDGHVETRVANVLVDALQRLCAVCAHWYCIDRLDPALVGQMHKKLIEVVLQEADGSEQKRSALLALAAVPEMVTSENRYVVYSAMVKILLTATEQPSKTIDAAQECLFSFAIRYQQEVKTVVLEKLITHDYAKAETSLVQLVFKTLGKFILYHGYMDKMVKFFLSKIFDPDNERLAIIAMDTLTDVVENGNSSQLGKAELYEQYKLLDRCFEYANDKLSSDCLHAMAQLIGAVVKQLPVEEQHQLIVKRLPALRLQQRADLYLASGLLAYLDQSVPLVDHFENLVTDLSKLALETDDERVRDVCNRLLCSLFNRMPDDEHHRGVLKRLLKMIREELKKHNHQAVVILSWIGKGLIARGHSEAGEIVDDIADLLDHPTLGHIAALAFEILSIEFPQLHLPLLRNLLKQKLFVWVMKKLEQKVEQYAETHLKALAFVLAATPHTVLKMNLSKVGPVLLKCLAQTDDKTILEALTIVLRFTREQDPFVQDHLQTLIPLLLKLTLHQSSMKIRIGALECLLYVCKYPTFLLLPFKQSVLLALQKPLDDRKRLVRNAAVTTRLQWFVVGSAEDTKTDK; this is encoded by the exons ATGAAATTCCCGTGGTCGCACACGACAATAGTGGATATGATCAAGACTGATCAGAAAGTGGAAGAAAAGTGCCACCAAGTTACCACAG ACATTATCGCTGGAAAGCTAAATGTGGCCGAGTTTGTAGAGGAGCTAGGACCAGCGCTGACTCACACCGATGCCTCCGTCCGCGCCAAGGGAACGACGCTCTTGTCGAACGTGCTGAAGGATCTTCCACCGGACGCGCTGCAAGCGAATCAGGTGGAGCTGCTCTGCACGTTCTACATTGACCGTTCGCTTGACCACCATACCGTGACGCCGATGGTATTGGCGGGCATCGAAGCACTTACGCACATGACCAACTTCCCCGACGGTGCCGCCGTCCGGTTGCTGCGAGCGCTTTTCGAACGAGTGCCCTGCCAAAGCCAGAAAAAGCCGGAACGCACGCTGTACTTCCAGATGATGCTAAATCTCGCCGAGCGAAAGGTGGACGAGCTGAAGGCGTGGGGTGTCGACTTTGTGTACGGTGTTATTGGTGCGATCGAGGGAGAGCGCGATCCGCGCAATCTGCTGTACCTGTTCGAGCGTATGCCCTCCTTCATCCGGACCTTCCCGATGTACCATCTGGCGGAGGAAATGTTTGAAACGTTCGCCTGCTACTTCCCGATCGATTTCCACCCGAATCCCAACGACCCGGTAGCGATAACGCGCGATGCGCTGGCCGAACATCTGGCAAACTGTCTGTGCGCAACGCCGGAAATGGCAGAGTTTGCGGTGCCGCTGTTGATGGAAAAGCTCGACAGCAGCTTGATCATGGCGAAGCTGGACTCACTGTCACTGCTGCGCAGGTGTTTGGAGCTGTTGGAGGTGGCAAAACTCGAGGAACATCATGACGAGCTGTGGACGGCGTTGAAGAAAGAGCTGCTTCCGGCCGGTGGCACATCCGCCGCGGAGAAGGAGCTGGTCGAAGCCACATTTGCCGCAGTCCAGGCACTGGCCAAAAATGCTTCCACCGACGAGCCGTCCGCAAAGGCACTGCTCGACAAGATACTGCTCAGCGTGATGGGCGGCCTGACGGATGCCAGCTCGAAGCAGTTCGAAATGAGCCTGCGCGTGGAACTGAGCTGCGCCCAGGGGAGCGTGTACTGTGCGGTGTACGTAATAGAAAAGCTTATCCCGATGCTGCTCGCCCAGCTGAACGTGGACGGGCACGTGGAGACGCGTGTAGCGAACGTGCTGGTAGACGCTCTGCAACGGCTGTGTGCCGTGTGTGCCCACTGGTACTGCATAGACCGGCTGGACCCAGCGCTCGTGGGACAGATGCACAAAAAGCTGATAGAGGTTGTGCTGCAGGAAGCCGACGGTAGCGAGCAGAAACGATCCGCCCTGCTGGCACTGGCAGCCGTACCGGAAATGGTAACGAGCGAAAACCGCTACGTGGTGTACAGTGCGATGGTAAAGATTTTGCTAACTGCAACGGAACAACCGAGCAAGACGATCGATGCGGCGCAGGAATGCTTGTTCTCGTTCGCAATTCGCTACCAGCAGGAGGTGAAAACGGTCGTGCTGGAGAAGTTAATCACGCACGATTACGCCAAGGCCGAGACGTCGCTGGTGCAGCTGGTGTTTAAAACGCTCGGCAAATTCATCCTCTACCATGGGTACATGGACAAGATGGTAAAATTTTTCCTTTCGAAAATATTCGACCCCGACAACGAGCGGCTCGCCATCATTGCCATGGATACGTTGACCGATGTGGTTGAGAATGGGAATTCGAGTCAGCTGGGCAAGGCCGAGCTGTACGAGCAATACAAACTACTCGACCGGTGCTTCGAGTACGCGAACGATAAGCTTAGCTCGGATTGTCTGCACGCAATGGCGCAGCTGATCGGTGCCGTCGTCAAACAACTCCCAGTGGAGGAGCAGCACCAGCTGATAGTAAAGCGATTGCCAGCGTTGCGACTGCAGCAGCGGGCCGATCTTTATTTAGCGTCCGGTTTGCTCGCCTACCTCGACCAAAGCGTACCGCTGGTGGATCACTTTGAGAATCTGGTCACCGATCTGAGCAAGCTGGCACTCGAAACGGACGACGAGCGGGTGCGGGACGTATGCAATCGGTTGCTGTGCAGTCTGTTCAACCGGATGCCGGACGATGAGCATCACCGGGGTGTGCTGAAGCGCCTGCTGAAGATGATCCGCGAGGAGCTGAAGAAACACAACCACCAGGCCGTGGTCATACTGAGCTGGATCGGCAAGGGGCTGATCGCACGCGGCCATTCGGAGGCGGGTGAGATCGTCGACGACATTGCGGATCTGCTCGACCATCCTACGCTCGGCCACATCGCAGCGCTGGCATTCGAGATCCTGTCGATCGAATTTCCCCAGCTTCATCTGCCCCTGCTGCGCAATCTGTTAAAACAAAAGCTGTTCGTGTGGGTCATGAAGAAGCTGGAGCAGAAGGTGGAACAGTACGCCGAAACGCACCTGAAAGCGCTAGCATTTGTGCTGGCAGCGACACCGCACACGGTGCTAAAAATGAACCTGTCCAAGGTCGGTCCGGTGCTGCTGAAGTGTCTCGCTCAGACCGACGACAAAACGATACTGGAAGCGTTGACGATCGTGCTGCGCTTCACGCGCGAACAGGACCCATTTGTGCAGGACCATTTGCAGACGCTCATACCGCTGCTGCTTAAGCTGACCCTGCATCAATCTTCTATG AAAATACGCATCGGCGCGCTCGAGTGTTTGCTGTACGTGTGCAAGTATCCCACGTTTCTGCTGCTCCCCTTCAAGCAGAGTGTCCTGCTGGCGCTACAAAAACCGTTGGACGATCGGAAGCGCTTGGTAAGAAATGCGGCCGTCACTACACGGCTCCAGTGGTTTGTCGTCGGTAGTGCGGAGGACACGAAAACGGACAAGTGA